Proteins encoded within one genomic window of Triticum aestivum cultivar Chinese Spring chromosome 2D, IWGSC CS RefSeq v2.1, whole genome shotgun sequence:
- the LOC123049536 gene encoding importin subunit beta-1-like, which yields MDQSIDILLANACQGDDNLRSIAEGKLKQLHDLDLSNFLLGLSSQLSREETPEESSILAGIILKNSLDSGEPALDDLGSRKWLSLDPSIQSQIKENLLLTLESNCDSRRRSSKIIAKVIAWVACIEIPRNQWEELIGKLVGNMSMPSSSLKQATLEVLEYVFEEIPYVLKEDQVDAVLASVINEVKMEEGGEPSSQVRLAALKALLNILKFIELAKLEEESGSSSIVAAVCDGASRSKETKIKEAAFECLVVVASRYHTKLLPHMEIIVSLTVEALKVKEDEESLRVQCIELWNTICRKEINCREEEEEEEEEDEEGGGGGGGDSIFIGHLCSFVQPLLEAYLEKEKNLEKEKKEQEVISMSVEEEGEEEGDDNLEDMDISVSAEQEGVNLDDIWEQVEDESVQDIFMTCLGLATRTMKDKVVPLVMKFVHENINGPSRMMAIYPLGFILEGPSVNQLAPVVPLLVRMMEDPQEGEGVRGRAAWILGRVFELVGANRIIKNEVVDFPRIMTLLIKMSKDVPQVSIEVYGAIYFIARGYREDAKSTSKSSELTPFVKPLIDALLSASELVKETPFRIPPCASTYKALSEIVRVSNIEELEISDALIGLMSQIFRRLSTVVKGHGEAMSSDERKNCGLLEVLHCGLLELSMKQLGRSNFEVEAAFTLRDSASCLLLLLCRVLTSDNPTARARAALAIGALAHAIGCHFGQHMPILLQYFNVKRLSPVYIGVMCSICHILGKEEEVVPSWDHIMEVLYKGIQELSLQPSILSSFGEIAVAIGDKFEKYVPPVLEKLREAEAAHLKLGDEDHGSKVRESIFKAYHGMMEGINDPKCGMKVGMALYEFIEDDQSNTKRRDTSVAMAGVDALSLLPMRVGAWSERLIVLMKEGFISRQ from the exons ATGGATCAATCAATTGATATTCTTCTCGCAAATGCTTGTCAAGGAGATGACAACCTACGGTCAATAGCAGAAGGCAAACTAAAGCAGCTCCATGATCTTGACCTTTCCAACTTCCTCCTAGGTTTATCATCTCAGCTCTCGAGGGAGGAGACTCCAGAAGAGTCTAGCATACTTGCTGGTATCATCCTTAAGAACTCCTTGGACTCAGGGGAGCCTGCACTCGACGATCTAGGGAGTCGAAAATGGCTCAGCCTCGATCCATCTATCCAATCACAGATTAAGGAGAACTTGCTCCTGACTCTAGAATCCAATTGTGATTCAAGGCGCCGCTCATCAAAAATTATTGCAAAAGTTATTGCATGGGTTGCATGCATTGAGATACCAAGGAATCAATGGGAGGAGCTCATTGGCAAATTGGTGGGGAACATGTCAATGCCATCTTCTTCCCTAAAGCAAGCAACTCTAGAGGTGCTCGAGTATGTCTTCGAGGAGATCCCTTATGTTCTGAAGGAGGATCAAGTGGATGCTGTTCTCGCTAGTGTCATCAATGAAgtgaaaatggaggagggaggagagccAAGTTCTCAAGTTCGTCTCGCAGCTCTTAAAGCTCTACTCAACATTCTTAAGTTTATTGAGCTTGCTAAGCTTGAAGAGGAAAGTGGCAGCAGTTCTATAGTGGCTGCAGTTTGTGATGGTGCCTCTCGATCCAAGGAAACCAAGATCAAAGAGGCGGCATTTGAGTGTCTTGTTGTAGTTGCATCCAGATATCATACCAAATTATTACCCCACATGGAAATCATAGTGAGTCTTACAGTGGAAGCTTTGAAagtgaaagaagatgaagaatcaCTCAGAGTCCAATGTATTGAGTTGTGGAACACTATTTGCCGAAAAGAGATTAATtgccgagaagaagaagaagaagaagaagaagaagatgaagaaggaggaggaggaggaggaggagactctATCTTTATTGGTCATCTTTGTTCATTTGTTCAACCTCTCCTAGAAGCTTACTTGGAAAAAGAGAAAAACttggaaaaagagaaaaaagaacaaGAAGTCATTTCCATGAGtgtagaagaagagggagaagaagagggagatGATAATTTAGAGGACATGGACATTTCCGTGAGTGCAGAACAAGAGGGAGTAAACCTTGACGACATCTGGGAACAAGTGGAAGATGAGAGTGTGCAAGACATTTTCATGACATGCCTAGGCCTGGCCACTAGAACTATGAAGGATAAAGTTGTCCCCCTTGTGATGAAATTTGTTCACGAGAACATCAATGGGCCTAGTCGCATGATGGCCATTTATCCATTAGGTTTTATCCTTGAAGGTCCCTCTGTTAATCAACTTGCTCCTGTAGTTCCTTTATTGGTTCGCATGATGGAAGATCCTCAGGAAGGTGAAGGTGTAAGAGGGAGGGCTGCATGGATTCTTGGACGGGTGTTTGAGCTTGTGGGAGCAAATAGAATCATAAAAAATGAGGTGGTGGACTTTCCTAGGATCATGACTCTCTTAATAAAGATGAGCAAAGATGTCCCTCAAGTGTCCATTGAAGTGTATGGAGCTATATACTTTATTGCAAGAGGTTATAGAGAGGATGCAAAGTCCACGTCCAAGTCATCTGAGCTTACACCTTTTGTTAAGCCTCTTATTGATGCCCTACTTTCTGCTTCAGAACTTGTTAAGGAGACCCCTTTTAGGATTCCACCATGTGCATCTACTTATAAAGCATTGAGTGAGATCGTGAGAGTGAGCAACATTGAAGAACTAGAAATTAGTGATGCTCTTATTGGATTAATGTCTCAAATCTTCAGGAGGTTGAGCACTGTGGTTAAAGGTCATGGTGAAGCAATGTCATCAGATGAGAGGAAGAACTGTGGCCTTCTTGAGGTCTTGCATTGTGGTCTACTTGAACTCTCAATGAAGCAGCTGGGCAGGAGCAACTTCGAGGTGGAGGCAGCATTCACACTTAGGGACTCTGCTAGCTGTTTATTGCTCCTATTGTGCCGTGTCTTAACGAGTGACAATCCTACTGCACGTGCTCGAGCAGCACTTGCCATTGGTGCTCTTGCTCATGCCATTGGTTGTCATTTTGGACAACACATGCCTATCCTCCTACAATATTTTAATGTGAAACGACTCTCTCCGGTTTACATAGGAGTGATGTGCAGTATCTGTCATATCTTGGGAAAAGAGGAAGAAGTGGTGCCATCCTGGGATCATATTATGGAAGTTCTGTACAAGGGTATCCAAGAATTGTCACTTCAACCGTCAATTTTATCAAGCTTTGGAGAGATTGCTGTTGCTATTGGTGACAAATTTGAGAAGTACGTGCCTCCAGTTTTGGAAAAGCTTAGAGAAGCTGAAGCTGCTCATTTGAAGTTAGGAGATGAGGATCATGGTAGCAAGGTTAGAGAGTCAATATTCAAGGCTTACCATGGCATGATGGAGGGCATAAATGACCCAAAGTGTGGGATGAAGGTAGGAATGGCTCTGTATGAATTTATTGAAGATGACCAGAGCAACACCAAGAGAAG GGATACAAGTGTGGCCATGGCAGGAGTTGATGCTTTGTCTCTACTACCTATGAGGGTGGGGGCTTGGTCAGAGCGATTAATTGTATTGATGAAAGAAGGGTTTATTAGTAGGCAGTGA